tttgaaatgggGACTCTTACCTGTGCAAAATGCAGAGGATCCAGAATCTCTTGCGATCGATGTCTGGGGcctgaaatttaaaaaccCTATTGGAATGGCTGCTGGGTTTGATAAGCAAGGGGAAGCTGTAGAGGGCTTGCACAAAATAGGTTTTAGTTTCGTAGAAATAGGTAACTATTGGATTCACAGTTGATAAATATCGCAGTACAGTTTCCCTTTATTCTtcttaattgtttttttcagGATCTGTTACACCAAAGCCTCAACCTGGTAACCCTAAACCAAGGTTATTTCGCCTCTCAGAGGATAATGCAGTAGTTAATAGGTATGGTTTCAACAGCGAAGGTCACGACTCTGTATGGCAACATCTTAGAAAATTCAGGGAGAACAGAGAATTCCATGGTATCATTGGAGTGAACttaggtaaaaataaaacatccgAAGATCCAGCTCAAGATTACATAGAAGGCATCAAGAAGTTTTCAGATGTGGCAGATtactttgtaattaatatatctaGTCCTAACACTCCTGGATTGAGGTCTCTGCAGAATAAGCAGAACCTAGAACAGTTGTTGACAAAAGTAAATGATGTTAGACAATCTATACAGAGCAAGCAGCCATTGTTATTAAAGCTTGCACCAGATTTGTCGGAGTCTGAAAGGCAAGATGTCGCGGATGTGATAGTACAGAAGAAATCCAAAGTGGATGGTTTGATATTATGCAACACCACGATCACGCGGAACAATTTAACGAGTTCATTAAAAGAGGAGAGCGGAGGTCTCAGCGGAGCTCCGCTTTCTCATATGTCCACGGCAATGATTTCGGATATGTACAAACGGACCCACGGTACCATTCCAATTATTGGCGTGGGTGGAATTTTCACTGGTGCGGATGCTTACGACAAAATTAAAGCCGGTGCTTCCTTGGTACAAGTATACACGTCGTTCGCGTACCGAGGACCACCGATTCTAGGGAAAATTAAACGGGAACTGAACGACATGCTCAAGCAAGATGGCCTAACATCTATCAAAGATGCAGTTGGAAGAGATGCCAATGTTAGATAATTcgttttaatcaattttaatgttttttttacttaCCTGTCGATTCAAGCAGAGAGCTCTGTAATGGCTCGGCTAGCACTCCTTGCGATAGAGCCTGgatttaaatagttttttacCAGAGTGTTGCAAAAGTGTATATTTTATGGGAAcaaacttatttaaaaaatgttaaattattattgtttgttttttcaaacGTTAAAGATCGTTATATACATTTCGAATAAAGAGAATTTGTACAATGCAATGGTGTATtcaatttacagaaattacttttctttatgtaacatttatttaagtaaCTGTGTTATACAAACATATTCGTTTTAGTccacgttttctttttttgtacatCTGTCGTGGGTTTTATTAGTTCAACTATCCGTAAGcaacgaaatatatttatggtaTCTGCTTCTACaacgttataattaatataattcttcCGCGACCATCGATTAGGCCAtacgttaaataatatacaagcTACGATTAATACTCGCTGGTAATGTCTTATTTGCTCGGCGTCCCTATAATTAACTAACGTTGAGagattcgaagaaaataatttcataattttcaggCGTGAATCGCAAGAATTTATGCTCGATCGCTATCGTCATAAACAACGGTAAATACCTTAACAAGAAGCTAAAACAACTACGATTAATCTTCTATCGGGCATCGTTCTACCCCGCGGTTACTCGTTGAGAAACCAATTTTTGGTACCATCGCTCGTATCGTTTCGtcttaattacaattaacataaataaatcgagATTTCTCGAGGGTCTATCTCAgtggtttccaaacttttcgAAAGGCGCCATCTCACCTAAAATTTAGAATGGGAATAGAGAAATATACTTCTGCGGTTCTTAGTCTCCTAAGTTTCTAGATTTCGTTgtgttaacatttttctttcgtcccCTCTTCGTATAGTTCGACACCTTCCAAACTTTGAAAAACACTGATCGAAGTTAATAACATCTACGCAAGAGCACGTTTGCTCGTAAGCTGAAAGCAAAAGAAGATCGACAAACGACGGATCGTTGTCGGTTCGTATACGAACTACATTTTCAGGTACACGAGTACGATAACGTTGGTTGCAACGTTAGGTATCAATGTAAACCAAGGTTTCCTCCCAGGCCCTGTTCCTTCCTCCATTGGGCCAATCGGATGGCATACCAGGCCTGCAAGACACGGTTATCGTTATCAATACAAAATAGGAGAGCCTGCGAATAATTCTGATTTCATGTAATCGGGTCAAGACTTTCAGATGCAAACCATGTTCAATCGCGTCGACGTAGCTTGCATTTAGAAGTCCCTACTGGGGCGTGGACGTGACAAACTATGACTGCTAAAGACCATAATCTTTAATCATGAACTTAAGGGAATTCGAGTGACCGAAGTTGCCAactaagaatatttctttttcagaaaatatcaGTATAATTACCTCGACATCAGCTTCGGAGAGTCCTGTCTCAGCTGCCAATAGGACGACATCCGCCGCATGAGGTGCTCTTGGCCACCTGTTGAACTGCTCCTGAAGAACAGCTTCCTGATCCTCCGTCAACCGAATCACCCGAATATCCGATGTCCTGCTAGGGTACTGGGGAGAGGCTGATCGCATCATTCTGTCTGTGAACAAGAAGAATAAGGATAGGATGAATAAAGTATGTGCGATAGTTCGATCTTTTCGTCTTGAACGTGTCGCATAATGTTGCAACTTTCactaattaatattctgtACGTTACAGTGACCGCGCCTCCGATACTCAAGAAGATGGAGTCAAAAGAGAACACAAATCGTAAGATGTAGGATTGGTCGTGTAGAAAAAGCAATCGACGGTTGAAcagaggatcgtgggttcgaatctcccgtgccttatttttcgtttagactcctacaattTTAATccatagaatttattttccaggTATGTCAAAGGAATCACGAATGGAAACTCGAGATGTATCTtcattaacacgttcacgccggcgcgtaccaccggtggctcgcgCTCGCGTGTCTATCAGGTGGCGTGTGTCACCGCGCCGCCCCATGGCGAGAAACACTAATAGCAACGCCGGCGCGGCGTGTTGAACAAAGTTACGCAGTTTAGAGACAAGCTGTCAGAGCAGGTACCGCGAAGGGAAAAGTCTCGGTAATTAACGCGACAAAAGACGCGTGAATCACGGCTTCGTGTCGCGAATATAGGTCTCGAATATTTCCTTTTACGGAAGACGAGCGTGCCGACACACCGTAAAGGCGCGAGAATCGAGTGCCCGGTAAATTGACATTTGTTACATAAGCGCGTCTCGCATTATCACTTACTACCGAGTCATATTACGGAGGCGTCGTGATCGTAATAGTTGTATAATAACCCGGTATTACGTAAATACGCTATCCTATTTTGCATCCACGACAATACCGCGACATTAACGAGCGTCCTGCTAACGAGGGCAAAAGCGTTAACACTCGGATGACCATGTGGGGCGAGCTTGATCGTCCCAGAAgctgttttcttattttactttttccgAGTGATATGATACTCTGTgggtaatttttttatttattaaacaatctCGACACTGGC
This portion of the Hylaeus volcanicus isolate JK05 chromosome 4, UHH_iyHylVolc1.0_haploid, whole genome shotgun sequence genome encodes:
- the LOC128874852 gene encoding dihydroorotate dehydrogenase (quinone); this translates as MAQRLSGKAKLKSLLAVTSTAATLFGGICIYQGNEKFYNQVAMPLVQLVDPEVAHKAAVKILKWGLLPVQNAEDPESLAIDVWGLKFKNPIGMAAGFDKQGEAVEGLHKIGFSFVEIGSVTPKPQPGNPKPRLFRLSEDNAVVNRYGFNSEGHDSVWQHLRKFRENREFHGIIGVNLGKNKTSEDPAQDYIEGIKKFSDVADYFVINISSPNTPGLRSLQNKQNLEQLLTKVNDVRQSIQSKQPLLLKLAPDLSESERQDVADVIVQKKSKVDGLILCNTTITRNNLTSSLKEESGGLSGAPLSHMSTAMISDMYKRTHGTIPIIGVGGIFTGADAYDKIKAGASLVQVYTSFAYRGPPILGKIKRELNDMLKQDGLTSIKDAVGRDANVR
- the LOC128874860 gene encoding uncharacterized protein LOC128874860 codes for the protein MYRPRALSSYFYERKCYLCERRTVYPDQIDTWKPQRRVRFIEPNRMMRSASPQYPSRTSDIRVIRLTEDQEAVLQEQFNRWPRAPHAADVVLLAAETGLSEADVEAWYAIRLAQWRKEQGLGGNLGLH